CCTTTTTCGAGTTTTAAAAGTTTTTGAATCGTAATATTGGTCGTGCCAAGCTCTGCCACAAAATCGACATTAATATCTAAAAGATTTTCAAATCCCGAGAGAAGTTTGCGTGCGACATACTCTTGATCGACTGCGTCCAATGCTATTCCTTTACAGATGTGTTCACCTAACAAAGCAAAAACTCTTCCAAACCTTGGTGTATAGGTTTATTATAGTTTATTTTGTTTAAATTGTTTATTAAGCTAGATTTTAGTGGTATGATGTTTGGTATAGCTTTTGCATAGACCCTATCTAAACGCAAAGGAGCGATGATGTTTAAAACGACACCCAATCAGGTCATTTTCTACGAAAAAACAGGCTGTAGTGGGAACGCTCGTCAAAAAGCGCTTCTTAAAGAACACGGTGTCATATTTGAAGTGCGAAGCCTTTTGGACACACGCTGGGATGTGCAAACATTGAACGCATTTTTTGAAGGACTAAGCCTCAAAGAGATGCTCAACCCTTTTGCGCCACAGCTTAAAGATGGGACGTTTAAAGTGGACGATTACACCAAGGAAAGTCTTATCGAAAAAATGGTGCAAGAGCCCATTTTGATCCGTCGTCCGCTGATGCAAATTGGTACTGTAAAGCTCTGTGGTTTCGACATTCCAAAGCTTAATTCCCTTTTACATGTAAAGATGCCAATTCCCCAAAATATCAACGCCTGTTTAAGCAGTGACGCATGCAACAATGCTTAGAATATATCTGTCGGGAGTTTGAAAAGGTCAAGGACTATTTGCATGCGCCCACACCTGCCAAAGAGCTGATCATCAACAACCTTTTTGCCAATTTTATGGACTGCTTTTCGGAGTATCCGTTTG
Above is a genomic segment from Sulfurospirillum halorespirans DSM 13726 containing:
- a CDS encoding ArsC/Spx/MgsR family protein, whose translation is MMFKTTPNQVIFYEKTGCSGNARQKALLKEHGVIFEVRSLLDTRWDVQTLNAFFEGLSLKEMLNPFAPQLKDGTFKVDDYTKESLIEKMVQEPILIRRPLMQIGTVKLCGFDIPKLNSLLHVKMPIPQNINACLSSDACNNA